Proteins co-encoded in one Stutzerimonas stutzeri genomic window:
- a CDS encoding M16 family metallopeptidase, with protein MPPMLRSAAALLFGALYMSLVVAADSQPTHEFALDNGLKVIVREDHRAPVVVSQLWYKVGSSYESPGQTGLSHALEHMMFKGSRKLGAGEASRILRELGAEENAFTSDDYTAYYQVLARDRLAVAFELEADRLASLKLPADEFAREIEVIKEERRLRTDDKPSALAFERFKAMAYPASGYHTPTIGWMADLERMSVEELRRWYERWYVPNNATLVVVGDVTPVEVRELAERYFGPIPSRAIPEAKRPLELDEPGERRLTLHVKTQVPSLIMAFNTPSLATSETPREIHALRLISALLDGGYSARLPQQLERGEELVTSASAWYDAYARGDSLFVLSATPNRQKDRSLEEVEAGLWKQLEQLKQNAPSQEELERVRAQVIAGLVYERDSISQQATTIGQLESVGLSWRLMDEELSALEAVTAGDIQQAARHYFTRSRLSVAHVLPEESSDE; from the coding sequence ATGCCCCCGATGCTACGCAGCGCCGCAGCCCTGTTGTTCGGCGCCTTGTATATGTCCCTGGTCGTTGCAGCCGACAGCCAGCCCACCCACGAATTCGCCCTGGACAACGGCCTGAAGGTGATCGTGCGTGAAGATCACCGCGCGCCGGTCGTGGTGTCCCAGCTCTGGTACAAGGTGGGGTCCAGCTACGAGTCGCCCGGACAGACCGGGTTGTCGCATGCCCTCGAGCACATGATGTTCAAGGGCAGCCGCAAGCTCGGGGCCGGCGAAGCGTCACGCATCCTGCGCGAGCTCGGGGCCGAGGAAAACGCCTTCACCAGCGACGATTACACGGCTTACTACCAGGTGCTGGCGCGCGACCGGCTCGCGGTTGCCTTCGAGCTCGAAGCCGACCGCCTGGCCAGCCTGAAGCTGCCCGCCGACGAGTTCGCCCGGGAGATCGAGGTGATCAAGGAGGAGCGTCGGTTGCGCACCGACGACAAGCCGAGCGCCCTGGCCTTCGAACGCTTCAAGGCGATGGCCTATCCCGCCAGCGGCTATCACACGCCGACCATCGGCTGGATGGCCGATCTCGAGCGCATGAGCGTCGAGGAACTGCGCCGCTGGTACGAGCGCTGGTACGTGCCCAACAATGCCACGCTGGTGGTGGTCGGCGACGTCACGCCGGTCGAGGTGCGCGAGCTGGCCGAGCGCTATTTCGGCCCCATTCCGAGCCGTGCTATACCAGAGGCCAAACGCCCCCTGGAACTGGACGAGCCGGGTGAGCGACGGTTGACCCTGCACGTCAAGACGCAGGTCCCCAGCCTGATCATGGCGTTCAATACCCCGAGCCTGGCGACCAGCGAAACGCCGCGAGAAATCCACGCCCTGCGCCTGATCAGCGCGCTGCTCGACGGCGGCTACAGCGCGCGCCTGCCACAGCAGCTCGAGCGCGGCGAAGAGCTGGTGACCAGCGCCTCGGCCTGGTACGACGCCTACGCTCGCGGCGATTCGCTGTTCGTGCTCAGCGCCACGCCCAACAGACAAAAGGACCGCAGCCTGGAAGAGGTGGAGGCGGGCCTGTGGAAGCAGCTCGAGCAGCTCAAGCAGAACGCGCCGAGCCAGGAGGAGCTCGAGCGCGTGCGCGCCCAGGTCATCGCCGGGCTGGTCTATGAGCGCGACTCCATCAGCCAGCAGGCCACCACCATCGGCCAGCTGGAAAGCGTCGGGCTGTCCTGGCGCCTGATGGACGAGGAGCTCAGCGCGCTGGAAGCCGTCACTGCGGGCGACATACAGCAAGCTGCCCGCCACTATTTCACCCGCTCCCGCCTGAGCGTGGCCCATGTTCTGCCCGAGGAGTCCAGCGATGAGTGA
- the ftsY gene encoding signal recognition particle-docking protein FtsY — protein MFGSNDDKKAPAATGEKKGLFGWLRKKPQTPAAEPPPAEPLEDSQPFADEPDSLQREELPAEEPPRAELAEPAELPVMEPDTAAQTEPEPELEPVQPKDVPEAPALAEIAIEPTPAVVEAPAKLGFFARLKQGLSKTSASIGEGMASLFLGKKVIDDDLLDELETRLLTADVGVEATTAIMQNLTRRVSRKELADSGALYKALQEELAALLKPVEQPLAVDSGKQPFVILVVGVNGVGKTTTIGKLAKKLQLEGKKVMLAAGDTFRAAAVEQLQVWGERNKIAVIAQHTGADSASVIFDAVQAAKARGIDVLIADTAGRLHTKDNLMEELKKVRRVMGKLDETAPHEVLLVLDAGTGQNAINQTKQFNQAVELTGLALTKLDGTAKGGVIFALAKQFGTPIRYIGVGEGIDDLRTFEADAFVNALFAEKGTSGASA, from the coding sequence ATGTTTGGTTCCAACGACGATAAGAAGGCGCCGGCCGCGACCGGCGAAAAGAAAGGCTTGTTCGGCTGGTTGCGCAAGAAGCCGCAGACGCCCGCCGCCGAGCCGCCACCGGCCGAGCCGCTGGAAGACAGCCAGCCATTCGCGGACGAGCCCGATAGCCTGCAACGCGAAGAACTGCCCGCCGAAGAGCCGCCCCGCGCTGAGCTGGCCGAGCCCGCCGAACTGCCGGTGATGGAGCCGGACACGGCCGCGCAGACCGAGCCCGAGCCCGAGCTCGAGCCGGTCCAGCCCAAGGACGTTCCGGAAGCGCCGGCATTGGCCGAGATCGCCATCGAACCAACGCCTGCCGTCGTCGAGGCGCCGGCCAAGCTGGGCTTTTTCGCACGCCTCAAGCAGGGCCTGTCGAAGACCAGCGCCAGCATCGGCGAAGGCATGGCCAGTCTGTTCCTGGGCAAGAAGGTCATTGATGACGATCTGCTGGACGAGCTGGAAACCCGCTTGCTGACCGCCGACGTCGGCGTCGAAGCCACCACGGCGATCATGCAGAACCTCACCCGCCGCGTCTCGCGCAAGGAACTGGCCGACAGCGGCGCCTTGTACAAGGCGTTGCAGGAAGAACTCGCCGCGCTGCTCAAGCCTGTCGAACAACCGCTGGCGGTCGATAGCGGCAAGCAGCCCTTCGTGATCCTGGTGGTCGGCGTCAACGGCGTCGGCAAGACCACCACCATCGGCAAGCTGGCCAAGAAGCTGCAGCTCGAAGGCAAGAAGGTCATGCTGGCCGCTGGCGATACCTTCCGCGCGGCGGCGGTCGAGCAGTTACAGGTTTGGGGTGAGCGCAACAAGATTGCGGTGATCGCTCAGCACACCGGCGCCGATTCCGCGTCGGTCATCTTCGATGCGGTGCAGGCGGCCAAGGCGCGCGGTATCGATGTGCTGATCGCCGATACCGCCGGCCGTCTGCATACCAAGGACAACCTGATGGAAGAGCTGAAGAAGGTCCGTCGGGTGATGGGCAAGCTCGACGAGACCGCACCGCACGAGGTGCTGTTGGTGCTCGATGCCGGCACCGGCCAGAACGCCATCAACCAGACCAAACAGTTCAACCAGGCCGTGGAGCTGACCGGCCTGGCGCTGACCAAGCTCGATGGCACCGCCAAGGGCGGGGTGATCTTCGCCTTGGCCAAGCAGTTCGGCACGCCGATTCGCTATATCGGGGTGGGCGAAGGCATCGATGACCTGCGCACCTTCGAAGCGGACGCCTTCGTCAATGCGCTGTTCGCCGAGAAAGGGACGAGCGGAGCCTCGGCATGA
- the ftsE gene encoding cell division ATP-binding protein FtsE, producing MIRFDQVGKRYPNGHVGLHELSFHVQRGEFLFVTGHSGAGKSTLLRLLLAMERPTSGKLLLAGQDLARISNAQIPFLRRQIGVVFQNHQLLFDRTVFDNAALPLQILGLNKREIGQRVMTALERVSLKDKALQYPADLSTGQQQRVGIARAVVHRPALLLADEPTGNLDPRLAAEIMGVFEDINRLGTTVLIASHDLALIARMRHRMLTLQRGRLIGDGEAAR from the coding sequence ATGATTCGTTTCGATCAGGTCGGCAAGCGCTATCCCAACGGTCACGTTGGCCTTCACGAGCTGTCCTTTCATGTGCAGCGTGGGGAGTTTCTCTTCGTCACCGGCCACTCCGGTGCCGGCAAGAGCACCTTGCTGCGCCTGCTGCTGGCAATGGAGCGCCCAACCAGCGGCAAGCTGTTGCTGGCCGGGCAGGACCTGGCGCGAATCAGCAATGCGCAGATTCCATTCTTGCGCCGGCAGATTGGCGTGGTATTCCAGAACCACCAGCTGCTGTTCGATCGCACCGTATTCGATAACGCCGCGCTCCCGCTGCAGATCCTCGGGCTGAACAAGCGTGAGATCGGCCAGCGGGTCATGACGGCGCTGGAGCGCGTCAGCCTCAAGGACAAGGCGCTGCAATACCCGGCGGACCTTTCGACGGGGCAGCAGCAGCGCGTCGGCATCGCCCGCGCCGTGGTTCACCGCCCGGCATTGCTGCTGGCCGACGAACCCACCGGTAACCTCGACCCGCGTCTGGCGGCGGAGATCATGGGCGTGTTCGAAGATATCAATCGCCTCGGCACCACGGTGCTGATTGCCAGTCACGACCTGGCACTGATTGCGCGCATGCGCCATCGCATGCTCACGCTGCAGCGCGGGCGTCTTATCGGTGACGGGGAGGCCGCCCGATGA
- the ftsX gene encoding permease-like cell division protein FtsX, translating into MSAPEQNPNPAERAGGVRNKPEQPRGDEPDFKTLFHAWLESHRASVVDSVGRLVKQPIGSFFTCLVMAVALSLPMGLALLLDNVERLGGSWQRAAQISLFMKLDVGAEQGRTLREQILEMPDVAEASWISREQALEEFQQLSGLGEALRELPENPLPGVILVTPSKVDRDDLEALRQRLAELPGVEQAQLDLLWVERLTAILKLGDRFVFGLSLLLIATLLLVIGNTIRLHIENRRTEIEVVKLVGGTDGYVRRPFLYMGALYGLGAGLIAWLLLAYGLGWLNEAVVGLAGLYGSDFGLEGVPADDGLSLVLGAVLLGYIGAWLAVARHLSELAPR; encoded by the coding sequence ATGAGCGCACCCGAGCAGAATCCGAACCCGGCCGAGCGCGCCGGTGGCGTGCGCAACAAGCCGGAGCAGCCGCGCGGCGATGAGCCAGATTTCAAGACGCTGTTCCACGCCTGGCTGGAGAGCCATCGGGCCAGTGTGGTCGACAGTGTCGGCCGGCTGGTCAAGCAGCCTATCGGCAGCTTCTTCACCTGTCTGGTCATGGCCGTGGCGCTGAGCCTGCCCATGGGGCTGGCGCTGTTGCTGGACAACGTCGAGCGCCTCGGCGGCTCCTGGCAGCGGGCGGCGCAGATTTCGTTGTTCATGAAGCTGGACGTGGGCGCGGAGCAGGGGCGCACGCTGCGCGAGCAGATCCTCGAGATGCCCGATGTGGCCGAAGCCAGCTGGATCAGCCGTGAGCAGGCGTTGGAGGAATTCCAACAGCTGTCCGGTCTCGGCGAGGCGCTGCGCGAACTGCCGGAGAATCCGCTACCCGGCGTGATTCTGGTCACGCCCAGCAAGGTCGATCGGGACGATCTCGAGGCCCTGCGCCAGCGTCTTGCCGAACTGCCAGGCGTTGAGCAGGCGCAGCTTGATCTGCTCTGGGTCGAGCGTTTGACCGCCATCCTCAAGCTCGGCGACCGCTTCGTCTTCGGCCTGAGCCTGCTGCTGATCGCCACCTTGCTGCTGGTGATCGGCAACACCATCCGGCTGCACATCGAGAACCGCCGGACCGAGATCGAGGTGGTCAAACTGGTCGGCGGAACCGACGGCTACGTGCGCCGTCCCTTCCTCTACATGGGCGCTCTGTACGGCCTGGGTGCCGGGCTGATTGCCTGGTTGCTGCTGGCCTACGGGCTGGGCTGGCTGAACGAAGCCGTGGTTGGGCTGGCCGGTCTGTACGGTAGCGACTTCGGGCTGGAAGGTGTGCCGGCAGACGATGGCCTGTCGCTGGTGCTCGGCGCCGTGTTGCTGGGTTATATCGGCGCCTGGCTGGCCGTGGCGCGCCACCTGAGCGAGTTGGCTCCGCGTTAA
- the rpoH gene encoding RNA polymerase sigma factor RpoH: MTTNLQPVQALVPGANLEAYVQTVNSIPLLTVEQERDLAERLFYQQDLEAARQMVLAHLRFVVHIARSYSGYGLAQADLIQEGNVGLMKAVKRFNPEMGVRLVSFAVHWIKAEIHEFILRNWRIVKVATTKAQRKLFFNLRSQKKRLAWLNNDEVERVADSLGVEAREVREMESRLTGHDMAFDPSADADDDSAYQSPAHYLEDHRYDPARQLEDADWSDSSNSSLHEALETLDERSRDILQQRWLSDNKATLHDLAAKYGVSAERIRQLEKNAMNKLKGSIQA, from the coding sequence ATGACTACTAATCTGCAACCTGTTCAAGCCCTGGTCCCGGGAGCCAATCTCGAGGCCTATGTGCAGACGGTTAACAGCATTCCGCTGCTTACGGTCGAGCAGGAGCGTGATCTGGCCGAGCGTCTGTTTTACCAACAGGACCTCGAGGCCGCGCGTCAGATGGTGCTTGCCCACCTGCGATTCGTCGTGCACATCGCTCGCAGCTATTCGGGCTATGGTCTGGCGCAGGCCGACCTGATCCAGGAAGGCAACGTGGGCCTGATGAAGGCGGTCAAGCGCTTCAACCCGGAGATGGGTGTGCGCCTGGTGTCTTTCGCTGTGCATTGGATCAAGGCCGAGATCCACGAATTCATCCTGCGTAACTGGCGCATCGTCAAAGTCGCCACGACCAAGGCGCAGCGCAAGCTGTTCTTCAACCTGCGTAGCCAGAAGAAGCGCCTGGCCTGGTTGAACAACGATGAAGTCGAGCGGGTGGCCGACAGCCTCGGCGTCGAAGCCCGTGAAGTCCGCGAGATGGAAAGCCGCCTGACTGGCCATGACATGGCGTTCGATCCCTCGGCCGATGCTGACGACGACAGCGCCTACCAGTCGCCTGCGCATTATCTCGAAGATCATCGCTACGATCCGGCCCGCCAGCTCGAGGACGCCGATTGGAGTGACAGTTCCAACTCCAGCCTGCACGAGGCGCTGGAGACATTGGACGAGCGCAGTCGGGATATTCTTCAGCAGCGCTGGTTGAGCGACAACAAGGCAACGCTGCATGACCTGGCGGCCAAGTATGGGGTGTCCGCGGAGCGCATCCGGCAGCTGGAGAAGAATGCGATGAACAAGCTCAAGGGGTCCATCCAGGCCTGA
- a CDS encoding hybrid sensor histidine kinase/response regulator, protein MSGNAIQAPLSKVRQLFHWRNSVAWLVLAFTLLVQLAIFQHLTLKEERAANQQFDFLVKTTTEAIGKRMVDHEQILLGAAGLFDVNAEVSRSQWRAYNERLRLREHYPGIQGVGFAEAVRPAERTAHIQRVRAEGFADYDVHPHREDARLYTPIVYLEPFRGRNLAAFGYDMFAEPVRRHAMLQAARSGQTHITGKVTLRQETHGETQAGILMYVPLYRPDQPSGTAEQRLQALRGFVYSPYRMDDLMHGILGAADPNLSLHIYAGETEDPDDLIFVSRQQPRAEPAQYSQVVQLDLYGQTWTLRLESLPEFEAFFQASNWLVIGLGAGLSVLLFVLTASLSLRRSRAEALAQQMTERIRENKRALQLSEERLSLALKGSNDGLWDLHLDAGSFYASPRAWHMLGYRPGELQSDLKLWERLLVPEDLASAKAQLAQTMLSAVDHFTTELRFLHKSGKVIPVLIRGYIQRDRDGQPLRISGTSMDLTEHKRIEQMKDQFVSTVSHELRTPLTSISGALGLVTGGALGDVPPAMQQMLDIAHRNSLRLGYLINDLLDMEKIAAGKMAFDMREHALRRLLDEALASNQAFAAHFNVSCVLRDPANVNVWVDGLRLQQVLTNFLSNAIKYTPEGGEVSLHCSLPDAGHVRINVTDQGPGIPASFRSRVFEKFAQADASDSRQKGGTGLGLAITKKFIERMGGRVGFETSETRGTTFWCELPILEPSSPAADQGQPRLLVIEDEPDTGRLLHLMLRDAGYAVDRVQSLHAARDKLANVRYEAMTLDLHLPDGSGRELIDEVRANPATHHLPIIVISAASHFEQREGDTGISWLHKPISAAQLLIALSDALSSVSPPS, encoded by the coding sequence ATGAGCGGAAACGCAATCCAGGCACCTTTGAGCAAGGTGCGGCAACTCTTTCACTGGCGTAACAGTGTCGCCTGGCTCGTGCTGGCATTCACCCTGCTCGTACAACTGGCCATTTTCCAGCACCTCACGCTCAAAGAAGAGCGCGCGGCGAACCAGCAGTTCGACTTCCTGGTCAAGACCACCACCGAAGCCATTGGCAAGCGGATGGTCGACCACGAGCAGATCCTGCTCGGCGCGGCCGGGCTGTTCGACGTTAACGCGGAGGTGTCCCGCTCCCAGTGGCGCGCCTACAACGAGCGTCTGCGGTTACGCGAGCATTACCCCGGCATCCAGGGTGTCGGCTTCGCGGAGGCCGTACGGCCAGCGGAGCGGACCGCGCACATCCAGCGGGTTCGCGCTGAGGGCTTCGCCGACTACGACGTGCACCCTCACCGCGAAGACGCCCGACTGTACACCCCTATCGTCTACCTCGAGCCATTTCGCGGCCGCAACCTGGCAGCGTTCGGCTATGACATGTTCGCCGAGCCGGTGCGCCGCCATGCGATGCTGCAGGCCGCCCGATCCGGGCAAACGCACATCACCGGCAAGGTCACGCTGCGCCAGGAGACCCACGGCGAAACGCAGGCCGGCATTCTCATGTACGTGCCACTGTATCGCCCTGACCAACCCTCGGGCACAGCCGAACAGCGCCTGCAGGCGCTCCGGGGGTTCGTCTACAGTCCTTACCGGATGGACGACCTGATGCACGGTATCCTCGGCGCCGCCGATCCCAACCTCAGCCTGCACATCTATGCCGGTGAAACGGAGGATCCCGACGATCTGATCTTCGTCAGCCGCCAGCAGCCACGCGCCGAGCCGGCACAGTACAGCCAGGTGGTACAGCTCGACCTCTACGGGCAGACCTGGACCTTGCGCCTGGAGAGCCTGCCGGAGTTCGAGGCGTTCTTTCAGGCCAGCAACTGGCTGGTCATCGGACTTGGTGCCGGCCTGAGCGTGCTGCTGTTCGTCCTGACCGCCTCCCTGTCGCTCAGGCGCAGCCGCGCCGAGGCACTGGCGCAGCAGATGACCGAGCGCATCCGCGAAAACAAACGCGCTTTGCAACTCAGCGAAGAGCGCCTCAGCCTCGCCCTCAAGGGCAGCAACGACGGCCTATGGGACCTGCATCTGGACGCCGGCAGCTTCTATGCATCGCCGCGAGCCTGGCACATGCTCGGCTATCGCCCCGGTGAGCTGCAGTCGGATCTGAAGCTCTGGGAGCGCCTGCTGGTCCCCGAGGACCTGGCGTCGGCCAAGGCACAGCTGGCGCAAACCATGCTCTCGGCGGTCGACCATTTCACCACCGAGTTGCGCTTCCTGCACAAGAGCGGGAAAGTGATTCCGGTACTCATCCGGGGCTACATCCAGCGCGACCGAGACGGCCAGCCCCTGCGCATCAGCGGCACCAGCATGGACCTCACCGAGCACAAGCGCATCGAGCAGATGAAGGACCAGTTCGTCTCGACCGTCAGCCATGAGTTGCGCACGCCGCTGACCTCCATCAGTGGCGCCCTGGGCCTGGTAACCGGCGGTGCGCTGGGCGATGTGCCGCCCGCGATGCAGCAGATGCTGGATATCGCCCATCGCAACAGCCTGCGCCTGGGCTATCTGATCAACGACCTGCTGGACATGGAAAAAATCGCAGCCGGGAAGATGGCCTTCGACATGCGCGAACATGCGCTGCGCCGGCTTCTGGACGAGGCACTGGCCAGCAATCAGGCCTTCGCCGCGCACTTCAACGTGAGCTGTGTGCTGCGCGATCCGGCAAATGTGAACGTCTGGGTCGATGGCCTGCGCCTGCAACAGGTGCTGACCAATTTCCTGTCGAACGCGATCAAGTACACCCCCGAAGGCGGCGAAGTAAGCCTGCACTGCAGCCTGCCCGATGCCGGTCACGTGCGCATCAACGTCACCGACCAGGGCCCCGGCATCCCGGCCAGCTTCCGCAGCCGGGTGTTCGAGAAGTTTGCCCAGGCCGACGCTTCGGATAGCCGTCAGAAGGGTGGCACCGGCCTGGGGCTCGCCATCACCAAAAAGTTCATCGAGCGCATGGGAGGGCGGGTCGGCTTTGAAACCAGCGAGACGCGCGGCACGACCTTCTGGTGCGAGCTGCCCATCCTCGAGCCCTCCTCGCCGGCAGCGGACCAGGGCCAGCCACGGCTGCTGGTGATCGAAGACGAACCGGACACCGGCCGGTTGTTGCACCTGATGCTGCGCGACGCCGGTTATGCCGTGGACCGGGTACAGAGCCTGCATGCGGCCCGGGACAAGTTGGCCAACGTCCGCTACGAGGCGATGACACTCGACCTTCACCTGCCCGATGGCAGCGGCCGCGAGCTGATCGACGAGGTACGCGCGAACCCGGCGACGCACCATCTGCCGATCATCGTGATTTCCGCTGCCAGCCACTTCGAGCAGCGCGAAGGTGACACCGGCATCAGCTGGCTGCACAAACCCATCAGCGCCGCACAGTTGCTGATCGCACTGAGCGATGCCCTGAGCAGTGTCAGCCCGCCGTCCTGA
- the mtgA gene encoding monofunctional biosynthetic peptidoglycan transglycosylase — MLRALSRRLIKLLLWSSALSVLLVLVLRWVPPPFTALMIERKIESWSTGEPIDLQRNWRPWKVLPDDLKMAVIAAEDQKFANHWGFDIAAIRAAFAHNERGGSLRGASTLSQQVAKNLFLWSGRSWVRKGFEVWFTAWIELLWPKQRILEVYLNSVEWGNGIFGAEAAAQHHFGKGAAYLSTAQASQLAAVLPNPREWSAGRPGPHVRRRASWIRQQMRQLGGSHYLNQLQPTKAD; from the coding sequence ATGCTCCGAGCCCTGTCGCGCCGCCTCATCAAACTGCTGCTCTGGTCGAGCGCCCTATCCGTGCTGCTGGTACTGGTGCTGCGCTGGGTTCCGCCGCCATTCACGGCGCTCATGATCGAGCGCAAGATCGAGTCCTGGAGCACCGGCGAGCCCATCGACCTGCAGCGCAACTGGCGGCCATGGAAGGTGCTGCCCGATGACCTGAAGATGGCCGTCATCGCGGCCGAAGACCAGAAGTTCGCCAATCACTGGGGGTTCGACATCGCCGCCATTCGCGCGGCATTCGCGCACAACGAGCGCGGCGGCTCGCTGCGTGGCGCCAGCACCCTCAGCCAGCAGGTCGCCAAGAACCTGTTCCTCTGGTCTGGCCGCAGCTGGGTGCGCAAGGGCTTCGAAGTCTGGTTCACCGCCTGGATCGAGCTGCTCTGGCCGAAACAGCGCATCCTCGAGGTCTATCTGAACAGCGTCGAATGGGGCAACGGCATCTTCGGCGCCGAGGCGGCGGCCCAACACCATTTCGGCAAAGGCGCGGCCTACCTGTCCACGGCCCAGGCCAGCCAGCTGGCCGCGGTGCTGCCCAACCCGCGCGAGTGGAGCGCAGGGCGCCCCGGACCGCACGTACGCCGACGTGCCAGCTGGATCCGCCAGCAGATGCGGCAGCTGGGCGGCAGCCACTACCTGAACCAGCTTCAACCGACCAAGGCCGATTGA
- a CDS encoding DUF423 domain-containing protein, with product MIRLFLLLAAFFGLTGVALGAFAAHGLKSRLSTDYLAVFQTGVQYQLIHALALFGVALLALHAPGRLLSAAGGLFALGVLLFSGSLYLLALTGVTRLGIVTPIGGTAFLAGWLCLLLAAWNLRG from the coding sequence ATGATTCGCCTATTCCTTCTGCTCGCTGCCTTCTTCGGCCTGACCGGCGTGGCGCTGGGCGCCTTTGCGGCACATGGTCTGAAAAGTCGTCTCAGCACCGACTACCTCGCGGTGTTCCAGACCGGCGTGCAGTACCAGCTGATTCATGCGCTGGCGCTGTTCGGCGTCGCGTTGCTGGCGTTGCATGCGCCGGGCCGCCTGCTGAGCGCTGCTGGCGGGCTCTTCGCGCTGGGCGTCCTGCTGTTTTCCGGCAGCCTCTATCTGTTGGCGCTGACCGGCGTTACCCGCCTCGGCATCGTCACTCCTATCGGCGGCACCGCCTTTCTGGCCGGATGGCTCTGCCTGCTGCTGGCGGCCTGGAACCTTCGCGGGTGA
- the thiS gene encoding sulfur carrier protein ThiS, which translates to MHIQLNGERYELPDGQSVADLLQRLDLTGRRLAVELNRDIVPRSQHGTTRLAEGDQVEVVHAIGGG; encoded by the coding sequence ATGCACATCCAGTTGAACGGCGAGCGCTACGAGCTCCCTGACGGTCAGTCGGTGGCCGATCTGCTGCAACGCCTGGACCTGACTGGGCGGCGGCTGGCGGTCGAGCTCAATCGAGACATCGTACCGCGCAGCCAACATGGCACGACGCGCCTGGCCGAAGGCGATCAGGTCGAAGTCGTGCACGCGATTGGCGGTGGTTGA
- a CDS encoding thiazole synthase produces the protein MSPVPHDKPFTLAGRTYTSRLLVGTGKYKDLDETRAAIEASGAEIVTVAVRRTNIGQNPGESNLLDVISPERYTILPNTAGCYDADEAVRTCRLARELLDGHKLVKLEVLADQKTLFPNVIETLKAAEVLVKDGFDVMVYTSDDPIIARQLAEIGCIAVMPLAGLIGTGLGICNPYNLRIILEEAKVPVLVDAGVGTASDATIAMELGCEAVLMNSAIAHAQNPVLMAEAMKYAIDAGRLAYLAGRMPKKLYASASSPLEGLIR, from the coding sequence ATGAGCCCAGTTCCGCACGACAAACCCTTTACGCTTGCCGGCCGCACCTATACGTCGCGTCTGCTGGTAGGCACCGGCAAATACAAGGATCTCGACGAGACCCGCGCCGCCATCGAGGCGTCCGGCGCCGAAATCGTCACTGTCGCGGTGCGCCGCACCAACATTGGCCAGAACCCGGGCGAGTCTAACCTGCTCGACGTCATCTCGCCGGAGCGCTACACCATCCTGCCGAACACCGCCGGTTGCTACGACGCCGACGAGGCAGTGCGCACCTGCCGCCTGGCCCGCGAGCTGCTCGACGGCCACAAGCTGGTCAAACTGGAAGTGCTGGCCGACCAGAAGACGCTGTTCCCCAACGTCATCGAAACCCTCAAGGCCGCCGAAGTGCTGGTCAAGGACGGCTTCGACGTCATGGTCTACACCAGTGACGACCCGATCATTGCGCGGCAGCTGGCGGAAATCGGCTGCATCGCGGTCATGCCGCTGGCCGGCCTGATCGGCACCGGGCTGGGTATCTGCAATCCCTACAACCTGCGCATCATTCTCGAAGAGGCGAAGGTGCCGGTACTGGTCGACGCCGGCGTAGGCACCGCCTCCGACGCGACCATCGCCATGGAGCTGGGTTGCGAGGCGGTGCTGATGAACAGCGCTATCGCCCATGCGCAGAATCCGGTGTTGATGGCCGAAGCCATGAAATACGCGATCGATGCGGGGCGCCTGGCCTATCTGGCCGGACGCATGCCGAAGAAACTCTACGCCAGCGCGTCCTCGCCGCTCGAAGGCTTGATTCGCTGA
- the trmB gene encoding tRNA (guanosine(46)-N7)-methyltransferase TrmB, which translates to MSDTLSPADGQRRMRTIKSFVMRAGRMTEGQQRGLGLGWPRFGLELADGMRDFDQVFGRSAPRTFEIGFGMGHSTLEMAAAAPEQDFIGVEVHTPGVGALLNGLLSQNLTNVRVYSCDALEVLRECVPDASLDRVLLFFPDPWHKSRHHKRRIVQPAFAELVRQKLKVGGVLHMATDWQAYAEHMREVMSAAPGYRNQAANGQYVERPQERPTTKFERRGERLGHGVWDLKFERVD; encoded by the coding sequence ATGAGCGACACCCTCTCTCCGGCTGACGGCCAACGGCGCATGCGCACCATCAAAAGCTTTGTCATGCGCGCCGGGCGCATGACCGAAGGCCAGCAACGCGGCCTGGGCCTGGGTTGGCCGCGATTCGGCCTGGAACTGGCCGACGGCATGCGCGATTTCGACCAGGTCTTTGGCCGGTCGGCACCGCGCACGTTCGAAATCGGCTTCGGCATGGGCCACTCCACGCTGGAAATGGCGGCGGCCGCACCTGAACAGGACTTCATCGGCGTCGAGGTGCATACACCCGGCGTCGGTGCGCTGCTAAACGGACTTCTGTCACAAAACCTGACGAACGTGCGGGTTTACAGTTGCGATGCGCTGGAAGTGCTGCGTGAATGCGTCCCCGATGCCAGTCTGGACCGGGTCCTGCTGTTCTTTCCCGACCCCTGGCACAAGAGTCGCCACCACAAGCGGCGCATCGTCCAGCCGGCATTCGCCGAACTGGTGCGGCAAAAGCTGAAGGTCGGCGGGGTATTGCATATGGCCACCGACTGGCAGGCCTATGCCGAACACATGCGCGAGGTGATGAGCGCCGCGCCCGGCTACCGCAACCAGGCGGCCAATGGGCAATACGTCGAGCGTCCACAAGAGCGCCCGACGACCAAGTTCGAGCGCCGTGGCGAGCGCCTGGGCCATGGGGTCTGGGATCTCAAGTTCGAGCGCGTCGACTGA